The Quercus lobata isolate SW786 chromosome 4, ValleyOak3.0 Primary Assembly, whole genome shotgun sequence genome segment AAAAATACAATCAACTCAAACAGAAAATCTAAGATTGCAACACACTTTAATTCCTTCACACTTGTCACATAAACAGGTAACGTTGGCAAGTTCAAAAGAGTGATCTTATAAGAATAGCATGGCCTTTTGATATATATGCACAACAACAATCCACATACAAATATCAAATACTAATATATAATATTGCCACAAAAGGATAATGTAAAATTGGgataaaaatgaagttttagCAATACTGCCATGCCAACAACTAAactaaaggaaaagaaataacaagGGTTTCACTTCATCCATACCACTAATGATTTCACTTCTTATATGCACGCCACTATCACCATCTGCTTAGTAGGATGCCACATTTGCTCCATCAAGTAAAATAAGGCTCTCCATGAAAGTAGTTACATACGAAGGATGTTGGATAGGATAGGATCCTCCTTCTCATGTAGAGTTTCAGTGTCAACTAATACAAACCTAGATCCCCTGCCCTCTAATCGTTTATTGAGGCAACATAGCAGAAGTGAACCATACTCAGTGAAGGCAAGGCAACAAACCACTCTTTCAAATGGTATAACAGAATGTTTATTCCAAGACTTAGCCACACCGTACTCCTTCATCACCCATATGGAGTATTGACAGGGGAAGCCAAATTGTTCATTACATGCACATGTAATGAAAGCCAGTTTCCCTTTGAATGATGCAAGACATCTCTGAAAGATGTTTACGTTGGTAAAACCATCAGGCAGTGCTAGAAATGTGAATTTCTCACTATTGACATCAAATACCATAATCAATTCAGTCTCTTCTCCTTCGATACGCCCCATCCAGTGCAAAGCAAATATTATTAGGCAAAATAATATTAGGCAATGAAACTATGAGTAGATTTTAAACTAATTcccaaaagagaaaatatttacaGATAATAAAGCatcatattttagaaattctctaaatttattttataatgtttctttttttaagtcaaaCATGGAGATTTCACCAACAATGAGAAATTGCAGCACAAACAAGATAATTTTGTAatcataaaatgtttaaatttcaagctTCCATATGTATTCATTCAATTTACAAGATGCCTAGAGTGACCAGAAATCATCTTTAGTTACAAGGGAAATTGGAATTGCACCTTAAAATcaatcattgaaaaaaaaaaaaaaaaaaaaaaaaacctaaccaATAGCATCCAAGTATTGCTACGTGggaaagagaatgaaaaaaaatgtgataaatgAAACCAAGAAATAATAGAGTCGCACTATATCTAAAccttcacaaaacatttatatatCAAAACATAAAGATTGCAAATAAGAGAAGAAAGCAAAAGAAGTTTATAACTTTGAGTTGACAAATAGCTACTTCACcatcaaaacaagtttttgtaCAATCCTTCAATTCTTAAGCTACATTGCCAACAACCCATTTGCCAGAGTTCTAACTATAGACATGCTAACTATATACtgaaaagagaagaacaaaaaatctTTGCAAgactaaaagagaagaaaaagaattctCATATACAAAAGATTTTACTCCATGCTTCGTCAGATTGTGCCGGATCAGAAATTAATGAAGTAATTAATGCATCAAAATCAGCATCAGCAACAGAGTCTGACTTGGATTGACTGCATACTTCAACCAGGAGTGGTAGATCAGAAAATATTTGACTCAATGGTTCATCTGGGAATGTGGGATCAGTTACCCATGCAGCAAAATCTTCATCCGTAAAAGTATCAGCATCCAACCGtctttttttgtgttcttgGGCATCTTCTTGTCCATGTGACATCACACCAGTTGTATTGAAGGTTGAGGCCTCTTCAGCTACAGCGGCAGTAGAAGAAAAACATCCAGAAACCCATGCAGCAAACGCTTCATCATCAGCACTAGGCATCTCAGGTTCAGGCTCAGGCTCAAGTGAAAtcacagcagcagcagcagttGTATTGAAGCATGAGAACTCTTCACCAGCAGTAGTAGAAgaaaaagctcttttgagaccTCTTCCGTTGGCCTCCTCACAATCTGACCCTGACCCTTTGTTTAGTTTATAGATGACACACAGGACTGTGTTGATTCTTCCAAATTCCTGATTTGCCATGGAGAACTCGTGCATTATCCAATTAGTTTTGTTGAGTTTGCCCGAATGAAGATCCTTGGCCTTAAAAGAGAGCATCCTGTCGATCCCAATAAAATTGCCCTGAGAATCATAGATTCTTTTGGGCTTGCTTTTTTCAAGCCAGGTTCCGCAAGCGGCAGCCCTGCACACACGATTGCCGGTTGTTGTTTTGAGGTCGGTGAAGACATAGAGCTTGCGGTGGAAAGTGTGTAAATGATAGTGGGTATGAGAATCATATATTTCCCATGGAGGAATTTCGCCATATACCTCACAATCATTcacaataaaatcaaaatgaagatTTAGGTGAGTTTGTTCAGCATCGTTGACCTTCTCCATTAAAATCTTCATCAACTCTTCGTCTGTAGGATCATATCGAAACCCCACCATCTCCATTGTTTTAGGGAATcaaagaattttctttcccttttcaaTAAACACGAAGGAAATCGTATGAAATTTTTGATGAACGTTTGATAGTCTCAAACTTTTtgatgaatgtaaaaaaaaaaaaaaaattatgaaactttttGATGAATGTTTGATGAATATAAGAAGTCTCAAACTCAGAgttagaaactttttttctgGAACAAGTTATAAACTTTGAATATCTATATAAGAGGCggtctattttattttattatttttttttttttgcgatgAAAAGAGGCGGTCTATTAGGGCAAGGCTATGTGTAATATATATCGCGAGGCTAAGAAGTGGCGGTCTATTAGggcagttatatatatatatatatatatatatatatatatatttttgaactATATTAGGGCggttatatatattgtatataaaattattaataacacCATAAAATATACCATAGAAGGGCatataattattacaaataccctaaaaaaaaaaaaaaaaagcccaaatcaaGAGAACAGTTCAAAAGAAATGGTTCGCTGCTTCAAAAATACTTCAGCCCAtacaataccaaaaaataaaaaaaattatgtgggcCGTATAATCTTTCCATATTTCAAGCCCAATACGACTCCCCTCCATTCAAGCCTCAAAAgagaatagaatttttttttttttttttaatatttaagaaGGGAAAAGAGAATAGATGATAGATGatagttgtttttttattttttattttttaagataagtTAAACTTATTGCATTTGCTTATGATAATAGCTATTCATCATTATATCAAgatatcaataaattttttggtgtaagcggaCACAACTCCCCTCCATTCAAGCCCcaaaaagataatggaatttttttttttttaaagataagtTCAACATATGACATTCACTtctgataataactctttatcattagatcaaAACATCAATCagtctcataaaaaaaaaaatcaaccagtttttgatataaacagaaattaaactccatattttttattcaaccatcaactAGTTCTCTGTTCTCGTCCAAAAAACACCATCAAACAGTTAACTAAAAATAGACCGTAGTAGTTGAATACGAAGAGCCAGTTAATAAAACTCAATCACGAGTTAttatattcagcaaaaaaagaaaaataaaaagcatgagttattatataatttttggccTAGAATATCTATTGGTGGAAATAGACTCATTGTTAGCAGTAGGCCATACTTAATAAAATActattctaaaattaattttttaattagtgtttttttaaaagtatttggGGGGATATTAGATGCAAGTTCATATGAGCATATGAAACTCATCTCTTTTGAGCTTGTCTTTTGAAGATCCGAGTTTCACTAAACATATAACTCATCTCTTTCAATGTTGGAATTCAAATCTCCAACATTcgacattaaaaaagaaatgctatttacccaaaaaaaaaaaaacttgtaaacaTTGCtatcttacattttttttttttttaataaataatttagcaAAAACAGTTGTTAGAGGTACAGTGGCTTACCACTTTAAGCTTACATTGCCCTTCTTTATTGACTTATTGTAGGTACCTAGAGTAAGAGGTTGTATCTAGGGAACCATATTGACGCCATTGTCAGGGAGACTGAGGAAAACTTCCAATGGAGGATTACTGGCTTCTATGGTCACCCCGATACTCATCGAAGGTACGAATCTTGGCACCTTCTTGCTTTCCTGCATAGTCAATTTCTACTTCCATGGCTGTGTttgggtgattttaatgaaatattatcTATAAATGAAAAAGATGGGGGAATTACTCGTCCCCAACATCAAATGGAAGGCTTTAGGAATGCTATgaatttttgtggttttgtggATTTGGGTTATAGTGGTGCTGATTTCACTTGGTGCAATAAGCAAGAGGGTGAGAATAGAATTCAATTAAGACTTGACAGAGCCTTTGCGAACACTGAGTGGATTGGGAAATTTGATGGGATGAGAGTTTACCACATTGTGGACTCAACTTCTGATCATTGTGCTTTGTTTCTTACtgattcccccccccccaacgCGTATCCAATGCTAAACGATTCCACTTTGAAGCCTTATGGGCTAAGAATGAGGAATGCAGGAACATTATTGAATCCTCTTGGGGGATGGGGGTGGATTTAAGCACACCAAAAGGTATTATGGAGAATTTAAAGCGTTGTGCCTCTGAATTATCTAGCTGGAGTTCATCGGTCTATGGCCTTATcccaaagaaaatccaattaaagtGAAATGCCTTAAGTGCCCTTACACAGCAAGATAAAAATGGTGAGCTGAGTTCTGAGATTAGAAACCTGAGAAGGGAGTTGAATGGGCTTTTGGAGGACGAGGAGCTATATTGGGGTCAAAGAGCCAAGGCACATTGGTTAAAGGAGGGTGATAGGAACACAAAATTCTTCCACGCCCATGCTTCAGATAGGCgtaaacaaaaaacaatccTAGGATTATGGGATGAACATAGTAGGTGGTGTGTGGAGAAGGAATCTATTGCTCGGGCAGCCGTAGactattttgaaaacatttacTCCACTGCTTTCCCCACTAGGGTTGAAGAGGTCGTTGATGCCATCCCCTTTATGGTGActgaggagatgaatgaaagtTTATCTCTTGCTTTTACTAGAGAGGAAGTGGCTACAGCTCTCAAGCAAATTCATCCTACTAAAGCTCCCGGACCTGACGATATGTCCgctattttttaccaaaaatattggaatattgTAGGAAATAGCATTACTAATATGGTCCTGAATGTCCTCAACAATAATCTGCCCAcgaatgaaattaataaaactaataTTTCCCTCATCCCAAAAACAAGCAACCCAaagaaaatgattgaatttAGACCCATTAGCCTTTGCAACGTTACCTACAAGCTTATCTCCAAAACTTTGGCCAACAGACTCAAAAACCTTCTCCCAGATATCATCTCTGAGAACCAAAGTGCTTTTACTCCAGACCGCCTCATTACGGACAACGTGTTAGTGGCTTTTGAATTAATGCACTACCTAAACCACAAAACAGCGGGAAAAGAGGGTTATATGGCTGTTaagcttgatatgagtaaggcttTTGACAGGGTAGAATGGGTTTTTATTAAAAGGGTCATGGAAAAGCTTGGTTTCTGTTCTAAATGGGTGAATCTCATTATGCAATGCATTAAATCCGTCTCCTATTCAGTCCTAATAAATGGGGCAGCTTATGGGAACATCACTCCATCTAGGGGCCTACGCCAAGGCGACCCCCTCTTCCCGAGCCTTTTCCTTCTTTGTGCTGAGGGACTCTCGGCCATCATTGACAAGGCAGCAAGAAATCACTCCCTTAATGGCATTTCTATTTCCCGTAATTGCCCAAACATTACCCATCTCTTCTTCGCGGATGATAGCATCCTCTTTTGTAAGgtgttgaaggccaaaatttcacaagaatgtccattccatgaaaaagtaaagaaggcccaattcaagtagcaagaa includes the following:
- the LOC115985311 gene encoding NAC domain-containing protein 91-like: MEMVGFRYDPTDEELMKILMEKVNDAEQTHLNLHFDFIVNDCEVYGEIPPWEIYDSHTHYHLHTFHRKLYVFTDLKTTTGNRVCRAAACGTWLEKSKPKRIYDSQGNFIGIDRMLSFKAKDLHSGKLNKTNWIMHEFSMANQEFGRINTVLCVIYKLNKGSGSDCEEANGRGLKRAFSSTTAGEEFSCFNTTAAAAVISLEPEPEPEMPSADDEAFAAWVSGCFSSTAAVAEEASTFNTTGVMSHGQEDAQEHKKRRLDADTFTDEDFAAWVTDPTFPDEPLSQIFSDLPLLVEVCSQSKSDSVADADFDALITSLISDPAQSDEAWSKIFCI